One segment of Synechococcus sp. A15-24 DNA contains the following:
- a CDS encoding flavin prenyltransferase UbiX codes for MHPYVLAVTGASAQPLAERTLQLLLQAGRSVHLVLSRGAYAVFQAEQGVQVPVNPERQVSFWRERLNCSEGELFCHRWNDQSVGIASGSFRTSGMLIVPCSMGTVGRIQAGVAMDLIERCADVHLKEGRPLLIAPREMPFNLIHLRNLTALAEAGARIAAPIPAWYTQPRTLEEMVDFIVIRLLDGFEDDLAPLRRWTGPIK; via the coding sequence ATGCACCCCTATGTGCTGGCTGTCACAGGTGCCTCCGCCCAGCCGCTGGCCGAACGCACCCTTCAGCTCCTCCTGCAGGCAGGTCGCAGTGTCCATCTGGTGCTGAGCAGAGGCGCCTATGCGGTGTTCCAGGCGGAGCAGGGTGTGCAGGTGCCAGTGAATCCCGAGCGTCAGGTCAGCTTCTGGCGTGAGCGTCTGAATTGCAGCGAAGGAGAGCTGTTCTGCCATCGCTGGAATGACCAGAGTGTCGGCATCGCCAGCGGAAGCTTTCGCACCAGTGGCATGTTGATCGTTCCCTGCAGCATGGGAACGGTGGGGCGGATCCAGGCCGGCGTTGCGATGGATCTGATCGAACGCTGCGCTGACGTGCACCTCAAGGAAGGGCGCCCGCTGCTGATCGCTCCCCGTGAGATGCCCTTCAACCTGATTCACCTGCGCAATCTCACGGCGCTGGCGGAAGCCGGCGCACGCATCGCCGCGCCGATTCCTGCCTGGTACACCCAACCCAGAACCCTCGAGGAGATGGTCGACTTCATCGTGATTCGTCTGCTCGACGGATTCGAGGATGATCTGGCTCCCCTGCGGCGCTGGACTGGACCGATCAAATGA
- a CDS encoding YkgJ family cysteine cluster protein, which yields MSSQPLQWKCISQCGACCRLAPEERPEALEALNEKEQATYLAMVGEDGWCIHYDSGGRRCRIYDERPRFCRVRNMDLLFGVEPNQLDAFAIGCCQQQIRSVYGGRSRELRRFNRAQRRSDD from the coding sequence ATGAGCAGCCAGCCTCTTCAATGGAAGTGCATCTCCCAGTGCGGAGCCTGCTGCCGCCTGGCACCAGAGGAACGTCCCGAAGCCCTCGAAGCCCTCAACGAGAAAGAGCAGGCCACCTACTTGGCGATGGTGGGGGAGGACGGCTGGTGCATCCACTACGACAGCGGTGGCCGACGCTGCCGGATCTACGACGAACGGCCCCGCTTCTGCCGGGTCCGGAACATGGATCTGCTGTTCGGTGTTGAACCGAACCAACTGGATGCCTTCGCCATCGGATGCTGCCAACAGCAAATTCGATCGGTGTATGGCGGTCGCAGCCGGGAGCTGCGTAGGTTCAACCGCGCCCAACGCCGTTCCGATGACTGA
- a CDS encoding HAD-IA family hydrolase, with translation MTWLKGVFWDVDGTLANTEMEGHRPAFNRAFADLGLAINWEPELYADLLSIPGGMRRVRWYASTRGISLTEDQLNAIRDRKRFHYTALARSGAVSLRPGVHRLLEQFNKAGIRQWIVTSSRLASVAALLDSTPDLRTMFQGVVTSDDVEEGKPSPQGYCCALNRSGLSVDRAIAIEDSEAGLAAALAAGLRCLLTPSPWDHGLKERFSEAIAAFDHLGEAGDAAPQFSGPPCRDGMVTLEYLQTLGPTSG, from the coding sequence ATGACCTGGTTGAAGGGGGTGTTCTGGGATGTGGATGGGACCCTGGCCAACACGGAGATGGAGGGACATCGTCCCGCCTTCAACCGTGCCTTCGCCGACCTTGGTCTTGCGATCAACTGGGAGCCGGAGTTGTACGCCGATTTGCTGTCCATTCCCGGTGGGATGAGGAGGGTGCGTTGGTACGCCAGCACCAGGGGCATCAGCCTCACCGAGGATCAGCTCAATGCGATCCGCGACCGCAAACGGTTTCACTACACGGCACTGGCCAGATCAGGTGCCGTGTCGCTTCGGCCAGGGGTCCATCGGCTTCTCGAGCAGTTCAACAAGGCCGGGATCCGTCAATGGATCGTGACCTCAAGTAGGTTGGCTTCCGTGGCGGCCCTGCTGGACAGCACTCCGGATCTCAGGACGATGTTCCAGGGCGTCGTCACCTCAGATGACGTGGAGGAAGGGAAACCATCACCACAGGGGTATTGCTGTGCACTGAATCGCTCGGGCCTTTCGGTGGACCGGGCGATCGCGATCGAAGATTCAGAAGCCGGACTGGCGGCCGCGCTGGCAGCAGGCCTTCGCTGTCTGCTGACTCCTTCGCCCTGGGACCACGGTCTGAAGGAGCGTTTCAGCGAGGCCATCGCTGCCTTTGATCATCTCGGCGAGGCGGGTGATGCTGCACCACAGTTCAGCGGTCCCCCTTGCCGCGATGGGATGGTGACGCTGGAGTACCTGCAAACCCTTGGACCGACATCGGGATGA
- a CDS encoding photosystem II reaction center protein Ycf12, which produces MGIDFHLIANFGALALITLAGPAVIFILFYRRGAL; this is translated from the coding sequence ATGGGCATCGACTTCCACCTGATCGCCAATTTCGGCGCCCTTGCGTTGATCACCCTGGCTGGTCCTGCTGTGATCTTCATCCTCTTCTACCGACGCGGAGCCCTCTGA
- a CDS encoding TMEM165/GDT1 family protein, with protein MDLSLLISTFLTVFLAELGDKTQLATVALSGTSDRPLAVFIGSSSALVLASLLGAMAGGSIASLIPTEWLQLVAAVGFLIIGSQLLLRRNSDGSAEDDLVDS; from the coding sequence ATGGATCTTTCGCTTCTTATCTCGACATTTCTCACCGTGTTCCTGGCCGAACTGGGGGACAAAACCCAGCTGGCAACGGTGGCTCTGAGCGGAACCTCCGACAGGCCGCTGGCTGTGTTTATCGGCTCATCATCCGCCCTTGTTCTGGCCAGCCTCTTGGGCGCGATGGCCGGCGGATCGATCGCCAGCCTGATCCCAACGGAATGGCTGCAGCTGGTGGCAGCTGTTGGCTTTCTGATCATCGGATCCCAGCTGCTGCTGCGTCGCAACAGCGATGGGAGTGCTGAGGACGACCTGGTCGACTCATAA
- the recJ gene encoding single-stranded-DNA-specific exonuclease RecJ: MSATSPHTWVLPAVVDACPLHQLPLPLALRTLLLRRGLSEADVAELIAPRELPDPCGHFPDLEVAVERICRACGQGEALAVCGDYDADGMTSTALLLRALQPLGAKAEPAIPSRMEEGYGLNPAMVDRLHGQGIRLLVTVDNGVAAVEALQRARTLSMDVIVTDHHTIPEPRPWMTALLHPATTPEASPYRGLAGVGLAYVLASSVAERLGRMDAIQVARDLFCIGTVADMAPLTGANRRWLLEGLTTLHRSRCEGVMALQRLAGLGETPLTAEDIGFQLAPRINAVGRLGDPVLVVDLLTESDPGKTMALARRCDDLNRQRRDLCDAIEAEATALVESDAEGLIPPFLLLAQSHWHHGVIGIVAARLMERYHRPVALLAGDGEGLLRASARAPQGFAVDKALTACADLLERFGGHPAAGGFTVKASQVHTLHDRLNQLTQPWLDQEGAGRPVRPEACLKLNEINWDLWAALETLTPHGVGHPTPLFWSRGCHVADWRTLNGGHLAVTLQQGTHQRRAVAWRCSPLSPMPERVDVAYELKLNVWRGERRLQLELKAIREHTDTVRLSCGERSYLASSKLGADNAVAFGLTNAGGDRLEASITKDQTVTCKDQRASHSRIQTLLEEAALALGLRA, translated from the coding sequence ATGAGTGCCACCTCACCGCATACCTGGGTGCTGCCGGCTGTTGTGGATGCCTGCCCGCTGCATCAACTGCCGTTACCACTGGCCCTGAGGACCCTGCTGCTTCGTCGGGGATTGAGCGAAGCGGATGTCGCTGAACTGATCGCACCACGGGAGTTGCCCGACCCTTGCGGACATTTTCCAGATCTGGAGGTGGCGGTTGAACGCATCTGCCGGGCCTGTGGACAGGGTGAAGCCCTGGCGGTCTGCGGCGATTACGACGCCGATGGCATGACCAGCACAGCTCTTCTGTTGAGAGCCTTGCAACCACTCGGCGCCAAGGCGGAGCCGGCGATCCCCTCCCGGATGGAGGAGGGCTATGGCCTCAATCCTGCGATGGTCGATCGCCTACATGGCCAAGGCATCCGACTGCTGGTCACCGTGGACAACGGAGTGGCGGCGGTGGAGGCCCTCCAACGGGCCAGAACGCTATCGATGGACGTGATCGTGACCGATCACCACACCATTCCGGAACCGCGTCCATGGATGACCGCACTGCTGCATCCAGCCACCACCCCGGAAGCATCTCCATACAGAGGTCTTGCCGGTGTGGGGCTGGCCTATGTGCTCGCCAGCAGCGTTGCCGAACGGCTGGGGCGAATGGATGCGATTCAGGTGGCCCGCGACCTGTTCTGCATCGGCACTGTGGCCGACATGGCACCGCTGACCGGAGCTAACCGACGTTGGTTGCTAGAAGGACTGACGACCCTGCACCGCAGCCGTTGTGAAGGGGTCATGGCACTGCAGCGTCTGGCGGGACTGGGCGAGACGCCCTTAACCGCCGAGGACATCGGTTTTCAACTCGCCCCGAGGATCAATGCGGTCGGACGACTCGGTGATCCAGTGCTGGTGGTGGACCTGCTCACCGAATCAGATCCGGGCAAAACAATGGCTTTGGCGCGCCGCTGTGACGATCTCAATCGTCAGCGACGGGATCTCTGCGATGCCATCGAAGCGGAAGCCACTGCCCTGGTGGAATCGGATGCTGAGGGGCTGATTCCACCGTTTCTTTTGTTGGCCCAGAGCCACTGGCATCACGGGGTGATCGGCATTGTCGCCGCACGACTGATGGAGCGTTACCACCGCCCTGTGGCACTGCTGGCCGGCGATGGTGAGGGTCTGTTGAGAGCCTCAGCACGGGCGCCCCAGGGTTTCGCCGTTGACAAGGCCTTAACAGCCTGCGCGGATCTGCTGGAGCGGTTCGGAGGCCACCCGGCGGCGGGTGGATTCACGGTGAAGGCCAGTCAGGTGCACACCTTGCATGACCGCCTGAATCAGCTCACGCAACCGTGGCTGGATCAGGAGGGGGCAGGACGACCGGTTCGCCCTGAGGCCTGCTTGAAGCTGAACGAGATCAACTGGGATCTCTGGGCTGCCCTTGAAACATTGACCCCCCATGGTGTGGGGCATCCAACACCCCTGTTTTGGTCCCGGGGATGCCATGTGGCGGACTGGCGAACCCTGAACGGTGGCCACCTGGCGGTGACCCTGCAGCAGGGGACACACCAACGGCGTGCTGTGGCATGGCGATGCTCACCGCTGAGTCCGATGCCGGAGCGGGTCGATGTTGCCTACGAACTGAAACTCAACGTCTGGCGGGGGGAGCGCCGGCTCCAACTCGAACTCAAGGCCATACGAGAGCACACGGACACCGTGAGGCTCAGCTGCGGCGAACGGAGCTATCTGGCAAGCAGCAAATTGGGTGCTGACAACGCAGTCGCCTTTGGTTTGACCAACGCCGGTGGAGATCGCCTTGAAGCTTCCATCACCAAGGATCAGACGGTGACTTGCAAAGACCAACGTGCAAGCCACTCAAGGATCCAGACCCTTTTAGAGGAAGCTGCCCTGGCCCTTGGATTAAGGGCTTAA
- a CDS encoding TMEM165/GDT1 family protein, which translates to MTEIKVSSRPGFAAVVFSTFSTVFIAELGDKTQLATLLLSAQSGSPWLVFLGAALALICSSLVGVLLGQWLARTLPPERLETMAGLLMVALGLWLGAQAIQTLLLETTGA; encoded by the coding sequence ATGACTGAGATCAAGGTATCAAGCCGCCCTGGTTTTGCGGCCGTGGTGTTCAGCACCTTCAGCACGGTGTTCATCGCCGAACTGGGAGACAAGACCCAGCTGGCGACACTGCTCCTCTCGGCTCAGTCCGGATCGCCCTGGCTTGTGTTTCTCGGAGCCGCCCTGGCCCTGATCTGCTCAAGCCTGGTCGGCGTGCTTCTGGGTCAGTGGCTGGCTCGCACTCTTCCACCAGAGCGACTGGAAACCATGGCCGGCCTTCTCATGGTGGCCCTGGGGCTTTGGCTGGGGGCACAGGCAATTCAGACGTTGCTGTTGGAGACAACCGGAGCCTGA
- a CDS encoding RNB domain-containing ribonuclease: MKFSVADLLDQLSYDQPVPQTTLAKILKLSNKADKERLDLAVDGLSKLGVLSRQGDEGLVRDQSEDLIDARLRCSSKGFCFAIRDDGGDDVYIRDHQLNHAWNGDRVLVRVTREGGRRRSPEGGVQCILERSTQSLLAQVERQQERLVAAPLDDRMLTSIVLPADAEVHVSEESATTVVEVKIDRYPIAQHPAQGHVARPLPLNAGPAADRDLLLTKAGLHERPAAPRASVKSPPSKGRTDLTDQPSLLLCSWQHRDAPPLPAVYVEAREGGCRLWLHAPSVAERFGQGNSLDLWIRDQADAICLGEDWQPLLTPALTKACRLKAGESSDALTVRLDIDANGHLTDWEFMLSTIRPVADISTAQLRALAERKPKSRSIPAALKPIKDQLGQLETLMFCADCLMGHEQSAGAVALDLRPPQIDALGDLRWADPSGQAHRWTDVIDRTDPNSILQPLLRAADRAWGQHRAALQLPGIAWISSEPDATMVTDVAKTAVALDLPLELDDDGSPAAQELITVFAESDQRRVLEQQLSHALAQPQFQAELKTPQTSDDETTDANAALTPWCCGSLSYAQLANQQVIQMLLSDGKDRPNVRQKERLNLGRRGCADDLQWSLFTGAQEEKLTTIVSQRLVQRLNSRRRQVLELQRDLLAMVQARSAEPLVGQEAAGHVSGVQSYGFFVEVGETRVEGLVHVSSLNDDWYEYRSRQNRLVGRKNRRVYQLGDQVLVRVIKVDVLRNQIDLEVIPEPTADQGDSNADSSTVESPEQPMAVTLSGN; encoded by the coding sequence ATGAAGTTCTCGGTCGCTGACCTCCTGGATCAGCTCTCCTACGACCAGCCGGTTCCCCAGACCACGCTGGCCAAGATCCTCAAGCTGTCCAACAAAGCTGACAAAGAACGTCTGGACTTGGCCGTTGACGGGTTGAGCAAGCTCGGTGTCCTCAGCCGTCAGGGAGACGAAGGCCTGGTGCGCGATCAATCTGAGGATTTGATTGACGCGCGGCTGCGTTGCAGCAGCAAAGGCTTTTGCTTTGCCATCCGGGATGACGGAGGAGATGACGTTTACATCCGCGACCATCAGCTGAATCACGCCTGGAATGGCGATCGCGTCCTGGTCCGCGTGACCCGGGAAGGCGGTCGACGACGATCTCCGGAAGGCGGTGTTCAATGCATTCTCGAACGCAGCACCCAGTCATTGCTGGCCCAGGTTGAACGGCAGCAGGAGCGGCTGGTGGCGGCACCGTTGGATGACCGCATGCTCACCAGCATCGTGCTCCCCGCAGACGCGGAAGTGCACGTATCGGAGGAATCAGCAACGACCGTGGTCGAGGTCAAGATCGATCGTTATCCAATCGCCCAGCATCCAGCTCAGGGGCATGTGGCCCGTCCCCTGCCTCTGAATGCCGGACCAGCAGCCGACCGCGATTTGTTGCTGACCAAAGCCGGTTTGCACGAACGGCCTGCGGCACCGCGTGCCTCCGTCAAATCCCCACCAAGCAAAGGGCGGACCGACCTGACTGACCAGCCATCGCTGTTGCTCTGCAGCTGGCAGCACCGGGATGCCCCTCCCCTGCCCGCGGTGTATGTGGAAGCAAGAGAAGGCGGTTGTCGCCTTTGGCTGCATGCACCGTCGGTTGCGGAACGCTTTGGCCAGGGCAACAGTCTTGATCTCTGGATCAGGGATCAAGCTGATGCCATTTGTCTGGGGGAGGACTGGCAACCGCTGCTGACTCCCGCTCTCACGAAGGCCTGCCGGCTCAAGGCGGGCGAATCCAGCGACGCCCTGACGGTGCGACTCGACATTGATGCCAATGGCCATCTGACGGACTGGGAGTTCATGCTCAGCACCATCCGTCCGGTCGCCGACATCAGCACCGCGCAGCTCCGGGCCCTGGCAGAGCGCAAACCCAAGTCGCGCAGCATCCCCGCGGCGTTGAAACCGATCAAAGATCAGCTTGGGCAGCTGGAGACCCTGATGTTCTGCGCCGACTGCCTGATGGGCCATGAGCAATCCGCAGGAGCCGTGGCCCTCGACTTACGTCCCCCACAGATTGACGCGCTGGGGGATCTGCGCTGGGCCGATCCCAGTGGTCAAGCGCACCGTTGGACCGATGTGATCGATCGCACCGATCCGAATTCCATTCTTCAACCGCTGCTGCGGGCCGCCGATCGCGCCTGGGGACAACACCGCGCCGCACTCCAGCTCCCGGGAATCGCCTGGATCAGCAGCGAGCCCGATGCCACGATGGTCACCGATGTGGCGAAGACCGCTGTTGCCCTTGATCTCCCCCTCGAACTGGATGACGACGGAAGCCCTGCGGCGCAGGAATTGATCACGGTCTTTGCGGAGTCCGACCAGCGTCGGGTGCTGGAGCAGCAACTGAGCCATGCATTGGCCCAACCGCAATTTCAGGCCGAACTCAAGACACCGCAGACCAGCGACGACGAAACCACCGATGCGAACGCAGCACTCACACCCTGGTGCTGCGGATCATTGAGCTACGCCCAGCTGGCCAACCAGCAGGTCATTCAGATGTTGCTGAGCGACGGTAAGGACCGTCCCAATGTCCGTCAGAAGGAGCGGCTCAATCTGGGTCGACGTGGCTGTGCTGATGATCTCCAGTGGTCCTTGTTCACAGGCGCACAGGAAGAAAAACTCACCACCATCGTGAGTCAGCGCCTGGTTCAACGGCTCAACAGCCGGCGGCGTCAGGTGCTGGAGCTTCAGCGGGATTTGCTGGCCATGGTCCAGGCCAGATCTGCGGAACCGCTGGTAGGTCAGGAAGCCGCAGGTCATGTGAGCGGCGTGCAGAGCTATGGCTTTTTTGTGGAGGTGGGAGAGACCCGCGTTGAGGGACTTGTTCACGTCAGCTCTCTCAACGATGACTGGTACGAATACCGCTCGAGGCAGAACCGCCTGGTCGGCCGCAAGAACCGACGGGTGTATCAGCTGGGTGACCAGGTGCTTGTACGGGTGATCAAGGTGGACGTACTCCGCAATCAGATCGACCTCGAGGTGATTCCAGAGCCGACAGCAGATCAGGGTGACAGCAACGCAGACAGCAGCACCGTCGAAAGCCCTGAGCAGCCGATGGCCGTGACCCTCAGCGGAAACTGA
- a CDS encoding DUF2996 domain-containing protein, with translation MSDTPDSASAAAPEVTKAAPKPKPKPPKPEDKPFPEFIDTLFIPAVSKQLEDNGIQADRLERVEGDRPVVGGSCPMVVGELPGGRRFWLCFGDADIASPKLIALAEAGSKPTLLESFLIDEKRMSLPLLVSRLLQRLNGQKWLGRN, from the coding sequence GTGAGCGACACTCCCGATTCGGCCTCTGCTGCAGCCCCAGAGGTCACAAAAGCGGCCCCCAAGCCAAAGCCGAAACCCCCGAAACCTGAAGACAAGCCCTTTCCGGAGTTCATCGACACTCTGTTCATCCCTGCGGTGAGCAAGCAGCTCGAGGACAACGGCATCCAGGCTGATCGTCTGGAGCGGGTTGAGGGGGACCGCCCCGTGGTCGGGGGAAGCTGTCCGATGGTGGTTGGTGAGCTGCCAGGCGGCAGGCGCTTCTGGCTCTGCTTCGGCGACGCCGACATCGCCAGTCCCAAGCTGATCGCCTTGGCTGAAGCCGGCAGTAAACCGACCCTGCTGGAATCGTTCCTGATCGACGAAAAGCGGATGTCGCTGCCGCTGCTGGTGTCACGCCTACTGCAACGGCTGAATGGCCAGAAATGGCTCGGACGTAACTGA